One genomic window of Numida meleagris isolate 19003 breed g44 Domestic line chromosome 1, NumMel1.0, whole genome shotgun sequence includes the following:
- the ZC3HC1 gene encoding nuclear-interacting partner of ALK isoform X1 has translation MAAPSAEAAGGGRGRPPAVTPQQIRDLIDGGIAPEGSGPEGKDTSDWSESANGSLQIDALSLESTSKEAYFSRVETFTPLKWAGKPHELSPLVCAKYGWTNVECDMLKCSSCQAFLCVSLQLTFDVNKYKERCVELKKSLCTAHEKFCFWPDSPCPDRFALLLVDEPRALLQDFLERFQNLCQLELQLPSLRAEDMKNMSLTEEKISLLLQLIKEELEHGTEGEKPAMKFASEILQVHIPACVLALCGWTCSAVSGSVLSVITCSRCMRKVGLWGFHQLESAGPELDSWSPNAASTAPGERGPPVPTSPRRMLTRSQDTISPGSEQQEKSPSPSISRPRGSDPPLSPMERGSELEAASPTQRSRPITRSMGQGDNMEVPSSPLRRAKRPRLCSSSSSDTSPRSFFDPSSQHRDWCPWVNAVERGEAPEDPEKEPAKGEPGWQVVLSTLLSSRKCDRVPETEPVSLSVKSCKVFRIFRQWESINPS, from the exons atggcggcgcccaGCGCCGAGGCGGCCGGGGGGGGTCGGGGTAGGCCGCCCGCCGTCACCCCGCAGCAGATCCGAGACCTCATTGATGGGGGCATCGCTCCTGAGGGCAGCGGGCCCGAAGG GAAGGACACGTCCGACTGGTCAGAATCAGCTAATGGATCTTTGCAAATTGATGCCCTCTCCTTGGAGTCAACAAGCAAAGAAGCTTATTTCAGCAGAGTAGAAACATTCACT CCGTTGAAGTGGGCAGGCAAACCCCACGAGCTGTCTCCCCTGGTGTGTGCCAAGTACGGGTGGACCAACGTGGAATGTGACATGCTGAAGTGCTCCAGCTGCCAAGCCTTCCTCTGTGTCAGCCTGCAGCTCACCTTCGACGTCAACAAGT ATAAGGAGCGCTGCGTGGAGCTGAAGAAGTCCTTGTGCACCGCTCATGAGAAGTTCTGCTTCTGGCCAGACAGCCCCTGCCCAG ATCGCTTTGCTCTTTTGCTGGTGGATGAGCCCAGAGCCCTTCTCCAGGACTTTCTGGAGCGCTTCCAGAACCTGtgccagctggagctgcagctgccctccCTCAGAGCAGAGGACATGAAAAACATG TCCCTCACAGAGGAGAAGAtcagcctgctcctccagctgatCAAGGAGGAACTCGAGCACGGGACGGAGGGAGAGAAACCAGCGATGAAGTTTGCCTCAGAAATCCTGCAGGTGCACATTCCTGCCTGTGTCCTGGCTCTGTGCGGCTGGACCTGCAG CGCTGTGTCCGGCTCTGTGCTCTCAGTCATCACGTGCTCTCGCTGCATGAGGAAGGTGGGACTGTGGGGCTTCCACCAACTGGAATCTGCGGGGCCGGAGCTGGACTCCTGGAGCCCGAACGCTGCTTCGACAGCACCTGGAGAGCGCGGCCCTCCCGTGCCCACATCTCCACGCAGGATGCTCACGCGGAGCCAAGACACGATCTCACCGGGCTCTGAGCAG CAGGAGAAGAGCCCCTCCCCATCCATCTCTCGCCCGCGGGGTTCGGATCCCCCCCTCAGCCCCATGGAGCGAGGGAGCGAGCTGGAGGCCGCCAGCCCCACGCAGAGGAGCCGCCCCATTACCCGCAGCATGGGGCAGGGAGACAACATGGAGGTGCCATCCAGTCCCCTCCGCAGAGCCAAGCGGCCACGGCTCTGCTCTTCCAGCAGCTCG GACACTTCTCCAAGGAGTTTCTTTGACCCCAGCTCACAGCATCGTGACTGGTGTCCCTGGGTCAACGCGGTGGAGAGGGGAGAAGCCCCGGAGGATCCTGAGAAGGAGCCTGCAAAAGGAGAACCCGGCTGGCAAGTGGTCCTGAGCACACTCCTTTCCAGCAGAAAGTGTGACCGAGTGCCTGAGACAGAGCCTGTG AGCCTTTCGGTGAAATCCTGCAAAGTGTTCCGCATTTTCCGCCAGTGGGAAAGCATCAATCCCTCCTGA
- the ZC3HC1 gene encoding nuclear-interacting partner of ALK isoform X2: MAAPSAEAAGGGRGRPPAVTPQQIRDLIDGGIAPEGSGPEGKDTSDWSESANGSLQIDALSLESTSKEAYFSRVETFTPLKWAGKPHELSPLVCAKYGWTNVECDMLKCSSCQAFLCVSLQLTFDVNKYKERCVELKKSLCTAHEKFCFWPDSPCPDRFALLLVDEPRALLQDFLERFQNLCQLELQLPSLRAEDMKNMSLTEEKISLLLQLIKEELEHGTEGEKPAMKFASEILQVHIPACVLALCGWTCSAVSGSVLSVITCSRCMRKVGLWGFHQLESAGPELDSWSPNAASTAPGERGPPVPTSPRRMLTRSQDTISPGSEQEKSPSPSISRPRGSDPPLSPMERGSELEAASPTQRSRPITRSMGQGDNMEVPSSPLRRAKRPRLCSSSSSDTSPRSFFDPSSQHRDWCPWVNAVERGEAPEDPEKEPAKGEPGWQVVLSTLLSSRKCDRVPETEPVSLSVKSCKVFRIFRQWESINPS; this comes from the exons atggcggcgcccaGCGCCGAGGCGGCCGGGGGGGGTCGGGGTAGGCCGCCCGCCGTCACCCCGCAGCAGATCCGAGACCTCATTGATGGGGGCATCGCTCCTGAGGGCAGCGGGCCCGAAGG GAAGGACACGTCCGACTGGTCAGAATCAGCTAATGGATCTTTGCAAATTGATGCCCTCTCCTTGGAGTCAACAAGCAAAGAAGCTTATTTCAGCAGAGTAGAAACATTCACT CCGTTGAAGTGGGCAGGCAAACCCCACGAGCTGTCTCCCCTGGTGTGTGCCAAGTACGGGTGGACCAACGTGGAATGTGACATGCTGAAGTGCTCCAGCTGCCAAGCCTTCCTCTGTGTCAGCCTGCAGCTCACCTTCGACGTCAACAAGT ATAAGGAGCGCTGCGTGGAGCTGAAGAAGTCCTTGTGCACCGCTCATGAGAAGTTCTGCTTCTGGCCAGACAGCCCCTGCCCAG ATCGCTTTGCTCTTTTGCTGGTGGATGAGCCCAGAGCCCTTCTCCAGGACTTTCTGGAGCGCTTCCAGAACCTGtgccagctggagctgcagctgccctccCTCAGAGCAGAGGACATGAAAAACATG TCCCTCACAGAGGAGAAGAtcagcctgctcctccagctgatCAAGGAGGAACTCGAGCACGGGACGGAGGGAGAGAAACCAGCGATGAAGTTTGCCTCAGAAATCCTGCAGGTGCACATTCCTGCCTGTGTCCTGGCTCTGTGCGGCTGGACCTGCAG CGCTGTGTCCGGCTCTGTGCTCTCAGTCATCACGTGCTCTCGCTGCATGAGGAAGGTGGGACTGTGGGGCTTCCACCAACTGGAATCTGCGGGGCCGGAGCTGGACTCCTGGAGCCCGAACGCTGCTTCGACAGCACCTGGAGAGCGCGGCCCTCCCGTGCCCACATCTCCACGCAGGATGCTCACGCGGAGCCAAGACACGATCTCACCGGGCTCTGAGCAG GAGAAGAGCCCCTCCCCATCCATCTCTCGCCCGCGGGGTTCGGATCCCCCCCTCAGCCCCATGGAGCGAGGGAGCGAGCTGGAGGCCGCCAGCCCCACGCAGAGGAGCCGCCCCATTACCCGCAGCATGGGGCAGGGAGACAACATGGAGGTGCCATCCAGTCCCCTCCGCAGAGCCAAGCGGCCACGGCTCTGCTCTTCCAGCAGCTCG GACACTTCTCCAAGGAGTTTCTTTGACCCCAGCTCACAGCATCGTGACTGGTGTCCCTGGGTCAACGCGGTGGAGAGGGGAGAAGCCCCGGAGGATCCTGAGAAGGAGCCTGCAAAAGGAGAACCCGGCTGGCAAGTGGTCCTGAGCACACTCCTTTCCAGCAGAAAGTGTGACCGAGTGCCTGAGACAGAGCCTGTG AGCCTTTCGGTGAAATCCTGCAAAGTGTTCCGCATTTTCCGCCAGTGGGAAAGCATCAATCCCTCCTGA